The following are encoded in a window of Panicum virgatum strain AP13 chromosome 5N, P.virgatum_v5, whole genome shotgun sequence genomic DNA:
- the LOC120671989 gene encoding protein MIZU-KUSSEI 1-like gives MRTIMARSPHESSFSFSRRNFKWPVLGKSSSHGATAGVEDGSGKGSEADDEDEAAIAFSSSCPSFHSEDFVSPPPKPAQPPPKQRGKKARTAVSRLRTALAAAIAGRHRQVGLGARLTGTLYGHRRGHVHLAFQVDPRACPALLLELAAPTASLVREMASGLVRIALECDRAKAACAFPSAAAAATSGSGGGRKLVEEKVWRAYCNGKGCGYAVRRECGAADWRVLRALEAVSMGAGVIPAACGGGEGDVMYMRACFERVVGSRDSEAFYMMNPDSSASGNGGPELSIYLLRV, from the coding sequence ATGAGGACCATCATGGCGAGGAGCCCCCACGAGtcgtccttctccttctcccggAGGAACTTCAAGTGGCCGGTCCTTGGCAAGAGCAGCAGCCATGGCGCCACGGCCGGCGTGGAGGACGGCTCAGGCAAGGGCTCGGAggccgacgacgaggacgaggcgGCCATTGCATTCTCCTCCAGCTGCCCGTCGTTCCACTCGGAGGACTTCGTGTCCCCGCCGCCCAAGCCGGCGCAGCCGCCACCGAAGCAGCGGGGCAAGAAGGCCCGCACCGCTGTCTCCCGGCTGCGCACAGCGCTGGCCGCGGCCATCGCCGGCCGGCACCGGCAGGTCGGCCTCGGCGCGCGGCTCACGGGCACGCTCTACGGCCACCGCCGTGGCCACGTCCACCTCGCGTTCCAGGTGGACCCGCGCGCGTGCcccgcgctgctgctcgagctcgccgcgccCACGGCGTCGCTGGTGCGCGAGATGGCGTCGGGCCTCGTCCGCATCGCGCTCGAGTGCGACCGCGCCAAGGCCGCCTGCGCgttcccgagcgccgccgcggccgcgaccagcggcagcggcggcggcaggaagcTGGTGGAGGAGAAGGTATGGCGCGCGTACTGCAACGGCAAGGGCTGCGGTTACGCGGTGCGCCGCGAGTGCGGCGCCGCGGACTGGCGGGTGCTGCGCGCGCTGGAGGCCGTGTCCATGGGCGCGGGCGTCAtaccggcggcgtgcggcggcggcgagggggacgtCATGTACATGCGCGCTTGCTTCGAGCGCGTCGTGGGCTCCCGCGACTCGGAGGCGTTCTACATGATGAACCCGGACAGCAGCGCCAGCGGCAATGGCGGCCCGGAGCTGAGCATCTACCTCCTCCGAGTTTGA